The window ACGATCTCTCATGTACAATTGCCTAAATCTTTGTGTTGAGATATTGATCGAGGACCGTTGCTGGTTTGATCAATCTCTTGTTGCCAGTTCCTTAGGATGGTAATATTTCCTTAAAGAGTTGGGTTAGGGAAAGATGTTTGTTTTGAGCACTTGAGAGTGTTTGATTGTAGAGCCTTTGTTCGTATTCCACAAAATTAGATGTCTAAGTTtgatagaaaatcaaaatagtACATCTTCCTAGGTCATGGACATGAAGAGTTTGGGTACAAATTAAGGGTTACTATATAAGTCATATAAATTGATACGTTACTAATCACAATATATAAGTAATTCAAATtcacatttattattttgttgacgtgtcaccaatcacattcattgtcacattattttgtaattttttgttaatagcTTTCACATtttcgaaaaaaaaagaattaatagaAATAAAACCCAATTTCAATTAGTCATATTAACGTGTAAGAATATtggatttaataaaaaattataatatagaacaagaaataatatattatttaattgataatgAAATATAAAAGACCAATATTGTTTAACTTATTGAAAttatattgaaatataaaaaagccAATTAATAGCCAAAGTGATGTGATATAATGTGGCACCACcttcaaatcttcaaataaATCATCCACAACCCCTTCTAGAAAAACAAAGACTAAAACCCCATTAAAACACACCAAATAGGAGTAAGTTACAAAATAAGATATTAGTTCTCTTATCATTTTAATCAAGTAGGCGATAAGTTGGTAAAGCGAGCAAGGGATTGGCTCTTGGCCTTGTTAACCCATCGTTCTCCTCCATGTCCAGGTCATTAGGCAACATGCCATTAGGTAGCTCCTAGTGAAAGCAATGCACTAACTGGTCTACAATATATTTGACATTTGTAATGCCTAATAGCATTCCAGAATACCCTCTTCGACCAGACCCAAATGAGAGAAGCTGGAAGTCACGTCCCTTGatatctatattattatttataaaccTTTCAGGATAAAATTCTTCTACATTATTAGACCACACATTAGGATTTCATCCAATAGTccaagaatttattaaaattactgTTCCCTTAGGTATGTAATATCCATTAATCTCAATGTCCTTCATGGATTGATGTGGGATTAGAAATGTTGCAATAGGATGTAGTCTAAAACTCTCTCTTATCACCATATCCAAGTATGGTAACTTTTCCAAATCTGTTTCCTCCACCATTCTATTCATTCCAACAACACTTCTTAGCTCTTCTTGTAGATGTTTCATTACTCGTGAATGCCTCAAGAGCTCAGAGAGGCTCCACTCAATTGCAGCACTTGAAGTGTCTGATGCGCCCGCAAACATGTCCAACATGATAGCCTTTATACTCTCTCGGTCAATTGTGTAAATTTGCTCATCATGGGTATTCATGGGTTG of the Quercus robur chromosome 10, dhQueRobu3.1, whole genome shotgun sequence genome contains:
- the LOC126704079 gene encoding cytochrome P450 CYP736A12-like, whose protein sequence is MEALEAGSIGLERRLKNVPEALDKVFDAIIREHEQVDIGQQGHHRDFVDTLLSLINQPMNTHDEQIYTIDRESIKAIMLDMFAGASDTSSAAIEWSLSELLRHSRVMKHLQEELRSVVGMNRMVEETDLEKLPYLDMVIRESFRLHPIATFLIPHQSMKDIEINGYYIPKGTVILINSWTIG